One Pirellulales bacterium DNA window includes the following coding sequences:
- a CDS encoding PAS domain S-box protein, producing MYHRLMPFLVAALSVVVAAVVRLLLDPLFEDRFLLPTFFAAVAFSAWYGGLGPALFAAFVGYVAADYFVIPPRHAVTIVHWDAAALNTFAAFLVVTATILVLSEVLTKATRRAQDVARRADEQRELLNVTLASIGDAVIATDAEERITFMNGVAAALTGWDAAAARGLEISKVFRIINETTRQAVDNPCSKVLRTRAIVGLANHTLLLSKDGAEHPIDDSAAPILDAAGGVLGVVLVFRDVTEQRRAAQTLQNLAAIVEQSDDAIISTSTEGTITSWNLAAEKLYGFTAAEAIGQHVDIITPAGHAEELAEIMRRLTVGERLGLSDTLRRRKNGTIVDVSLRISPIRNSEGHVIGASRVARDITKRKREEQSIAFLAQAGHTLAALTNRTSALQQVARLTVPFFADWCLVYCINQQGAIELVAHAHCDAEKERILQDVVEMLPLDWESAASSVQALRTGKTQLVAQIPDTVITDLARTEELRANLRKLNPRSLISAPLQIGDRTIGAITFVTSESHREYILRDVSFAESIANRAATALDNANLLLSVQDAVRQRDEFLAMLAHELRNPLSAIRYATALAQMPSPESRPELLDIIERQVGNLAHLIDDLLDVSRISQNKITLKMDHADAGTIASRALETARSLLEQKHHEVVVDIADTPMPLYVDSVRTEQVIANLLTNAAKYTPDGGRVTLRTFPENGWAIIKVTDTGIGLAPELLPRIFDLFAQADRSLDRSEGGLGIGLTLARRLAEMHGGTVSVTSAGLGQGSEFTVRLPLSEPNVVEAQNKPQTASHAPTALRILVVDDNRDTTRAAALLLKSRGHDVREAYDGPSAVNAAKDFHPHAVLLDLGLPGMSGFDVASTLRAEGFTNETLIAVSGYGQAEDRRRTQEVGFDFHLVKPVNHAELATILSGVRADNGSAS from the coding sequence GTGTACCACCGACTGATGCCTTTCCTGGTCGCCGCCTTGTCTGTCGTCGTGGCGGCGGTGGTCCGTCTGCTGTTGGATCCACTGTTCGAAGATCGGTTCCTATTGCCAACGTTCTTCGCCGCTGTGGCCTTTTCTGCCTGGTATGGCGGGCTAGGACCAGCTTTGTTTGCCGCTTTCGTAGGCTACGTGGCGGCAGACTACTTTGTCATCCCGCCGCGCCATGCAGTAACCATTGTTCACTGGGACGCGGCTGCGCTAAACACTTTTGCGGCATTCCTGGTCGTGACTGCCACAATTCTGGTGTTGAGCGAAGTCTTGACCAAAGCCACTCGTAGGGCCCAGGACGTGGCCCGGCGAGCCGACGAGCAACGCGAGTTGCTCAATGTGACGTTAGCCAGCATCGGAGACGCCGTCATCGCGACCGACGCAGAAGAGCGGATCACGTTCATGAATGGCGTGGCGGCGGCGCTCACCGGATGGGACGCTGCGGCCGCGCGTGGCCTGGAAATCAGCAAAGTGTTTCGGATCATCAATGAAACAACGCGACAGGCCGTCGACAACCCGTGCTCAAAGGTTCTCCGCACCAGAGCGATTGTGGGCTTGGCAAATCATACTTTGCTATTGTCCAAGGACGGCGCAGAACACCCGATTGACGACAGCGCGGCACCCATCCTCGACGCTGCGGGAGGTGTCCTGGGAGTAGTGCTGGTATTTCGTGATGTCACCGAGCAGCGGCGTGCCGCGCAGACGCTACAGAATTTAGCCGCCATCGTCGAGCAATCAGACGATGCGATCATCAGTACTTCGACCGAGGGAACCATCACCAGCTGGAATTTGGCCGCGGAGAAACTTTACGGATTTACCGCCGCGGAAGCGATCGGTCAGCACGTCGATATCATCACTCCGGCTGGCCATGCCGAAGAGCTCGCGGAGATCATGCGCCGCCTGACGGTCGGCGAGCGGCTTGGTCTGTCAGATACGTTGCGCCGGCGCAAGAACGGCACGATTGTCGATGTGTCGTTGCGCATCTCGCCCATTAGGAATAGCGAGGGCCACGTCATTGGGGCTTCGAGGGTTGCGCGTGATATCACCAAACGAAAACGTGAAGAGCAGTCGATTGCCTTCTTAGCGCAGGCCGGCCACACGCTGGCGGCGCTCACGAACCGCACGAGCGCCCTCCAGCAGGTGGCGCGGCTGACGGTTCCGTTTTTCGCGGATTGGTGCCTGGTCTATTGTATCAACCAGCAAGGCGCGATCGAACTCGTTGCCCACGCTCATTGTGATGCCGAGAAAGAACGAATTCTGCAGGACGTTGTGGAAATGTTGCCGCTCGATTGGGAGTCGGCGGCTTCCTCGGTGCAGGCCCTGCGCACGGGTAAAACCCAGCTAGTGGCGCAGATTCCAGATACGGTGATCACCGACCTCGCGCGAACCGAGGAATTGCGGGCGAACCTGCGCAAGCTGAATCCACGGTCACTGATTAGCGCTCCCCTGCAGATAGGCGACCGCACGATTGGCGCCATAACTTTCGTGACGTCGGAATCGCACCGTGAATATATCCTTCGCGATGTCAGCTTTGCCGAAAGTATCGCGAACCGCGCGGCGACAGCACTCGATAACGCTAATCTACTATTGTCCGTGCAAGATGCCGTCCGACAGCGCGACGAGTTTTTGGCGATGCTTGCTCACGAGCTGCGCAACCCGCTCTCGGCGATTCGCTATGCGACGGCCTTGGCGCAAATGCCGTCACCAGAGTCACGGCCGGAATTGCTGGATATCATCGAGCGGCAGGTTGGCAATCTGGCGCATCTAATCGACGATCTGCTCGACGTCTCGCGCATTAGCCAGAATAAGATCACGCTTAAAATGGATCATGCGGATGCCGGCACCATTGCCTCACGTGCCCTGGAAACGGCAAGATCGCTCTTGGAGCAAAAGCATCACGAGGTCGTGGTCGATATCGCCGATACGCCGATGCCGCTGTATGTAGATTCCGTCAGGACTGAGCAAGTCATTGCCAATCTGCTGACGAACGCGGCGAAGTATACGCCCGATGGCGGACGCGTAACGCTGCGGACGTTTCCCGAAAATGGCTGGGCCATCATCAAAGTCACAGACACCGGCATCGGGCTCGCTCCAGAATTACTCCCGCGGATATTTGACCTCTTTGCCCAGGCAGACCGTAGCCTGGATCGTTCCGAAGGAGGTTTGGGAATCGGCCTTACGCTTGCTCGTCGCCTGGCAGAAATGCACGGGGGAACCGTTTCGGTGACAAGTGCCGGTCTTGGGCAAGGATCGGAGTTCACGGTTCGTTTGCCGCTTTCCGAACCCAATGTCGTCGAGGCGCAGAATAAACCTCAGACTGCGTCGCACGCTCCTACCGCGCTACGCATTTTGGTTGTGGATGACAATCGCGACACCACCCGCGCTGCCGCCCTACTTCTGAAGTCGCGTGGGCATGACGTGCGCGAGGCGTACGACGGGCCCTCGGCCGTCAATGCGGCCAAAGATTTTCATCCCCATGCCGTGCTCCTTGATCTAGGCCTTCCCGGCATGAGCGGATTCGATGTCGCCAGCACGCTGCGCGCAGAAGGCTTCACCAATGAAACGCTGATCGCCGTCTCTGGATATGGTCAGGCTGAAGATCGCCGACGAACACAAGAAGTTGGATTCGACTTCCATCTGGTAAAGCCGGTGAACCACGCCGAGCTAGCCACGATTCTCAGCGGCGTCCGTGCCGACAATGGCAGCGCTTCCTAA
- a CDS encoding tRNA-uridine aminocarboxypropyltransferase: MHSLAITEIALDARRERCLGCFRPHHDCYCAAIPQIDNQTEILILQHRRERFHPFNTARMVRRALANANLLVDHTPGLAARLAIKPRAGLLYPGPEAELLENVPVEQRPQQLIVIDGTWHHAKTLLRDIPALHEVPRFRIDPHEPSRYRIRREPSATLLSTVEATVAALRALEPETCNLDLLLEAFYGMVERQLAHPKSAHGWRSNRARQPGGLNIPSALLGSLDHIVVAYGESVPEGDSLKATARRPITWAAQRLGTGERFACTIQPPARIDASLLGHFELTEEHFNDALSLAAARAAWNAYARPQDVLAVYNQSTARLLERITNRTVACLVLKSIDFNPQRSYSTLDEVIAGEGLTVAPAQHPGRAGKRLANIMALIEHLRTLKSRNVV; this comes from the coding sequence ATGCACAGTCTTGCAATCACCGAAATCGCCCTGGATGCGCGTCGCGAGCGTTGCCTCGGGTGCTTCCGACCGCATCACGACTGTTACTGTGCCGCGATTCCCCAGATCGATAATCAGACGGAAATCCTGATCCTGCAGCACCGTCGCGAGCGCTTTCATCCGTTCAACACGGCGCGGATGGTGCGCAGGGCGCTAGCGAACGCAAATCTGCTGGTTGACCACACTCCGGGCCTGGCCGCCCGGCTGGCGATTAAGCCACGCGCCGGTCTACTCTACCCAGGGCCGGAAGCGGAATTGTTGGAAAACGTACCTGTCGAGCAGCGTCCTCAGCAATTGATCGTCATCGACGGCACCTGGCATCATGCCAAGACATTGCTGCGCGATATACCGGCCTTGCACGAAGTGCCGCGATTCCGAATCGATCCGCACGAGCCAAGCCGCTACCGCATCCGTCGAGAGCCGAGTGCGACACTCTTATCTACAGTCGAAGCCACCGTGGCCGCCTTGCGCGCTCTCGAGCCAGAGACATGCAACTTGGATCTGCTCCTGGAAGCCTTTTACGGCATGGTCGAGCGGCAGTTGGCGCATCCCAAGAGCGCGCACGGTTGGCGTAGCAATCGTGCGCGACAACCGGGCGGACTAAACATTCCGTCGGCATTGCTCGGCAGTCTGGACCACATCGTAGTGGCCTACGGAGAGTCCGTGCCTGAAGGCGACAGCCTCAAAGCGACCGCACGGCGGCCCATCACTTGGGCGGCGCAACGCCTCGGAACGGGCGAACGATTCGCATGTACGATTCAACCTCCGGCTCGCATAGACGCGTCACTGCTAGGGCACTTTGAATTAACCGAAGAACACTTTAACGATGCACTATCCCTTGCTGCGGCACGGGCAGCTTGGAACGCCTATGCACGACCCCAAGACGTATTGGCCGTTTACAATCAAAGCACGGCTCGGCTGCTGGAACGCATTACGAACCGGACGGTCGCGTGCCTGGTGCTCAAGTCTATCGACTTCAATCCGCAGCGAAGTTACAGCACGCTCGATGAAGTCATTGCCGGCGAGGGGTTGACGGTTGCCCCTGCCCAACATCCGGGCCGCGCCGGAAAGCGCCTGGCGAACATCATGGCTTTGATCGAACACCTTCGCACCTTGAAAAGCCGCAACGTGGTGTGA
- a CDS encoding alpha/beta hydrolase-fold protein, with protein MNTKSIRTALLTNLTTMFLAMAVDAAAAADRPTPPTRDPHTPGFVEAQELPDGSVPPADVDGNFIIGPTHTRAPEMEIQQEVPQGTIHSLTMQSTDSKIYPGIARDPDTHGTVDPAEQGKLIVTTSHPAPYTRRVSVYVPKQYVPGTAAPFIVGADGPDKLLFTALDNLIAQRRVPAMIAISIGNGSGDAQGSQRGLEYDTMSSRYAEFVEGEVLPLVEKQCDVKLTKDPEGRATMGCSSGGSCALIMAWYRPDLYHRVLTYSGTFVNQQWPYNAETPHGAWEFHERLISNSPPKPLRIWMEVSDRDLLNPNVMRDNMHDWVLANENTAKALAAKGYHYQFVFARNAGHCDGGVKQQTLPEALEWVWKGYPIAAAP; from the coding sequence ATGAATACAAAATCTATACGTACGGCGTTGCTGACGAACCTGACTACGATGTTTTTGGCGATGGCTGTTGATGCCGCGGCGGCGGCAGACCGCCCGACTCCACCCACCCGCGATCCACACACGCCAGGATTCGTCGAAGCCCAGGAGCTGCCCGACGGTTCCGTTCCGCCGGCCGATGTCGACGGCAACTTTATCATTGGGCCGACGCACACCCGTGCCCCAGAAATGGAGATTCAGCAAGAAGTTCCGCAGGGAACGATACACAGCCTCACCATGCAGTCGACCGACAGCAAAATCTATCCCGGCATCGCAAGAGATCCGGATACCCATGGCACCGTGGACCCTGCTGAACAGGGCAAGCTGATCGTCACCACCAGCCATCCGGCTCCCTACACGCGACGCGTCTCGGTGTACGTCCCCAAACAATACGTGCCCGGTACAGCCGCTCCCTTCATCGTCGGGGCCGACGGTCCCGACAAGCTGCTATTCACAGCCTTGGACAATCTCATCGCGCAACGTCGCGTGCCGGCAATGATCGCGATCTCGATCGGCAATGGCAGCGGCGATGCCCAAGGGAGCCAGCGCGGTTTGGAATACGACACCATGTCGAGTAGGTATGCCGAATTCGTCGAAGGCGAAGTTCTTCCCTTGGTCGAGAAGCAGTGCGATGTCAAGTTGACAAAGGATCCCGAAGGCCGCGCGACAATGGGCTGCAGTTCCGGCGGGTCGTGCGCGCTAATCATGGCCTGGTATCGACCAGATTTGTATCACCGCGTGCTCACTTATTCCGGCACGTTCGTGAATCAGCAATGGCCCTACAATGCCGAGACGCCGCATGGCGCTTGGGAGTTTCACGAGCGCTTGATCTCCAATAGCCCGCCCAAGCCTCTGCGGATCTGGATGGAGGTCAGCGACAGGGACTTGCTGAATCCGAACGTCATGCGCGACAACATGCACGATTGGGTTCTGGCCAACGAAAACACGGCCAAAGCACTGGCCGCCAAGGGTTATCACTACCAGTTTGTCTTCGCCCGCAACGCCGGCCATTGCGACGGCGGCGTGAAGCAGCAAACGTTACCAGAAGCCTTGGAATGGGTGTGGAAAGGCTATCCGATCGCCGCAGCGCCGTAG
- a CDS encoding DEAD/DEAH box helicase, translating to MSVDASLPKIASDEIAEVSESVAATVAVETAPAVESSGITFRQLQLNDSLIASLDSAGYVVPTPIQAQTIPLLLEGRDVLGQAQTGTGKTAAFALPLLQRIVLNNKQTQVLVLTPTRELAIQVATAFERYASGLKGLRVAAIYGGQDYQVQFRQLDRGVHVIVGTPGRVMDHMRRGSLKLEGLQVLVLDEADEMLRMGFAEDVEWVLSQSPATRQTALFSATMPSAIRRIAKKHMTNPAEVTIQQQSATADTVRQRFVVAAPHQKQGVLGRILEAESIDAVLVFVKTKMTSEPLAEFLVARGHRTAVLHGDIAQKQRERIVENLRAGKVDVIVATDVAARGLDVSRISHVINYDLPFDSEAYVHRIGRTGRAGRSGEAILFVHPRERRTLKRLEQATRQTIEPMDIPSNRTINKQRVARFHERIRAAMEHPQLEQYTSIMEHFQRETEAPFERIAAALAILANGDLPLLLTEELRPAGFVDPRPDNDRAGSRSDRRSFEQQGPRPADRRPKGIEAFRIEVGHAHQVKPGNIVGAIINESGLEGSMIGRIDIFEEYSIVDLPEGMPREIFRTLKKTWVVGRQLNISRLDVPPPASAGNHAAADSKPRPAKPKRTKAVAGV from the coding sequence ATGTCTGTTGACGCGTCGCTACCGAAAATCGCATCCGACGAAATCGCCGAAGTTTCTGAATCTGTCGCGGCCACCGTGGCCGTGGAAACAGCCCCCGCAGTCGAATCATCGGGCATCACCTTTCGTCAGCTGCAGCTAAACGATTCGCTGATTGCGTCGCTGGACAGCGCGGGTTATGTGGTGCCCACCCCGATTCAGGCGCAGACGATTCCGCTGCTGCTCGAAGGACGCGATGTATTGGGCCAGGCTCAAACCGGTACGGGAAAGACCGCAGCCTTCGCCTTGCCACTGTTGCAGCGGATCGTCCTCAACAACAAGCAGACGCAGGTTTTGGTACTTACTCCAACGCGTGAATTGGCCATCCAAGTCGCCACGGCATTCGAGCGCTACGCCTCGGGCCTGAAGGGGCTGCGCGTCGCTGCAATTTATGGCGGGCAAGACTACCAGGTTCAGTTTCGTCAGCTCGATCGCGGCGTACATGTGATCGTCGGCACGCCAGGGCGCGTGATGGACCACATGCGTCGCGGCTCGTTGAAGCTTGAAGGTCTACAAGTCCTGGTGCTGGACGAGGCCGACGAGATGCTGCGAATGGGTTTTGCCGAAGATGTCGAGTGGGTGCTCTCGCAATCGCCGGCAACTCGACAGACGGCGCTCTTCTCGGCCACGATGCCTTCGGCGATTCGCCGTATCGCTAAGAAACACATGACCAATCCGGCCGAGGTCACGATTCAGCAGCAGTCTGCCACGGCCGACACCGTGCGGCAACGCTTTGTGGTCGCGGCACCCCACCAAAAGCAGGGCGTGTTGGGCCGCATTCTAGAAGCCGAATCGATCGACGCGGTACTAGTTTTCGTCAAAACCAAGATGACCAGCGAGCCGCTGGCCGAGTTCCTGGTGGCCCGCGGCCATCGCACGGCGGTGCTGCACGGCGATATCGCCCAGAAGCAGCGCGAACGAATTGTCGAGAATTTGCGCGCCGGTAAAGTCGACGTCATCGTGGCCACCGACGTGGCGGCTCGCGGCCTCGACGTGTCGCGGATTAGCCATGTGATCAACTACGACCTGCCGTTCGACAGCGAAGCGTATGTGCATCGCATCGGCCGTACGGGCCGGGCGGGACGTAGCGGCGAGGCGATACTGTTCGTGCATCCCCGCGAGCGTCGCACGCTCAAACGGCTCGAGCAGGCCACGCGGCAGACCATCGAGCCAATGGATATTCCTTCGAACCGCACGATCAATAAGCAACGTGTAGCCCGTTTTCACGAACGGATTCGCGCGGCAATGGAACATCCGCAATTAGAGCAGTACACGTCGATCATGGAGCATTTTCAACGCGAGACCGAGGCGCCATTCGAGCGAATCGCAGCCGCATTGGCCATTCTCGCCAACGGCGACTTGCCCCTCTTGCTGACCGAAGAGTTGCGGCCTGCTGGCTTTGTCGACCCGCGTCCGGACAATGACCGCGCTGGTTCTCGCTCCGATCGTCGATCCTTTGAGCAGCAAGGTCCGCGACCTGCCGACCGCCGGCCCAAAGGCATCGAAGCGTTTCGCATCGAGGTCGGGCATGCGCATCAAGTCAAGCCGGGAAATATCGTCGGGGCGATCATCAACGAAAGCGGCTTGGAAGGCTCGATGATCGGTCGCATCGACATCTTCGAGGAATACAGCATCGTCGACCTGCCCGAAGGTATGCCACGCGAGATCTTCCGCACGCTAAAAAAGACTTGGGTGGTGGGCCGACAGCTAAACATCTCGCGTCTCGACGTTCCCCCACCGGCCAGCGCCGGCAATCATGCCGCGGCAGACAGCAAGCCGCGTCCCGCCAAGCCGAAGCGTACCAAGGCCGTGGCTGGCGTGTAG
- a CDS encoding enolase C-terminal domain-like protein yields MRISRVEALRIRQPEFQQFPWWCTSPLDLLYDEGKRGSERGAGLFNVPLDLRRDPVFHVLVRVTTDDGLVGLGAIGLGSTAMADAVEHLLAPFVLGRNPFDVELMWELMYRSTINIGRKGLILEAISGIDIAVWDILGKATGQPVYNLLGGKTRDRIRAYASALYADEDLDRLAAMARGFVAKGFTAVKMRFGYGPQDGRAGMRKNVELVRTVRNAIGEDVDLMADAYMGWTTQYAIEMIRMLEDHHLAWVEEPISPDDLDGYARIRTATQTAIAAGEHEFTRFGFKELITRGCVDYVQLDVNRVGGVTEARKIWALAAAHSLPVVPHSQNYHNQHLIISHVNSPLSEYLPPDYRDGDTFLSELFLGDAVAHDGYITLSDRPGMGVDLNEPMVAEYLLH; encoded by the coding sequence ATGCGGATTTCACGCGTTGAAGCGTTAAGAATACGCCAGCCAGAGTTTCAGCAATTTCCCTGGTGGTGTACCAGCCCGCTCGACCTGTTGTACGACGAAGGAAAGCGCGGGAGTGAGCGGGGGGCAGGTTTGTTCAACGTGCCGCTCGATCTGCGTCGCGATCCGGTCTTTCACGTGCTGGTCCGCGTCACCACCGACGACGGGCTGGTCGGACTGGGAGCGATCGGGCTGGGGTCGACGGCGATGGCCGATGCCGTGGAGCATTTACTTGCGCCGTTTGTGCTAGGGCGCAATCCCTTCGACGTCGAATTGATGTGGGAGCTGATGTATCGTTCGACAATCAATATCGGACGCAAGGGGCTGATCCTGGAAGCGATTAGCGGCATCGATATCGCGGTTTGGGACATCTTGGGCAAAGCCACCGGACAGCCGGTTTACAACCTGCTAGGCGGGAAGACGCGTGACAGGATTCGCGCCTACGCCAGTGCGCTATACGCCGACGAGGATCTCGATCGGCTCGCCGCGATGGCCAGAGGGTTCGTCGCAAAAGGGTTCACGGCCGTAAAAATGCGTTTCGGCTATGGCCCACAGGATGGCCGCGCCGGCATGCGCAAGAATGTCGAGCTCGTGCGGACGGTGCGTAACGCCATCGGCGAAGACGTCGATTTAATGGCAGATGCGTACATGGGTTGGACGACGCAGTACGCGATCGAAATGATCCGCATGCTTGAGGATCACCATCTGGCTTGGGTCGAAGAGCCGATCTCGCCCGACGACCTGGACGGCTATGCGCGGATTCGTACGGCGACGCAGACAGCGATTGCCGCGGGGGAACACGAATTCACACGTTTCGGCTTCAAGGAGCTGATCACGCGAGGTTGCGTCGATTATGTGCAACTCGACGTCAATCGGGTTGGCGGAGTCACCGAAGCACGAAAAATATGGGCCCTGGCTGCGGCCCATTCCTTGCCGGTGGTGCCTCACTCGCAGAATTATCACAATCAGCATTTGATCATCTCGCACGTCAATAGTCCGCTGTCCGAGTACCTGCCGCCTGACTATCGGGATGGCGATACGTTTCTCTCGGAACTGTTTCTCGGCGATGCCGTGGCCCACGACGGTTACATTACGCTGTCAGATCGACCGGGCATGGGGGTCGATCTGAACGAGCCGATGGTGGCCGAATACTTGCTCCACTGA
- a CDS encoding dihydrodipicolinate synthase family protein → MQPVFAGVYPMLLSFYTGDDRIDATLLRRQVDLAVASGCHGLGVMGLGTEVNKLSTVERRETLEIVAQHLAGRLPLSVTIGENTARGQIEFARHAAELNAAWLILQPPAVSDVSELELLRFFGAVADSVSLPVALQNAAVYLGIQLSTAGLRALQRQHPNVCLLKTEDPPEITARLIEETGGTFRVFVGRGGMNMIDELRAGAVGIIPGVETMDRMPGIYNDFVAGRDHAALAIYSEIAPSLEFLERSINHFVTCSREIMARRMGVPAIHHRLAKEITPFCREQIDRYAAALGPFAPARGPAKGASTK, encoded by the coding sequence ATGCAACCGGTATTCGCAGGCGTCTATCCGATGTTGCTCTCGTTTTACACGGGAGACGATCGCATCGACGCCACATTGCTAAGGCGCCAGGTCGACCTGGCGGTCGCCAGTGGTTGCCACGGCCTGGGCGTGATGGGGTTGGGCACCGAAGTCAACAAACTATCGACCGTCGAGCGTCGCGAGACTTTGGAAATTGTTGCGCAGCATCTGGCCGGCCGTTTGCCTCTATCGGTGACCATCGGCGAGAACACGGCGCGCGGCCAGATCGAGTTTGCCCGTCATGCTGCCGAGCTGAACGCGGCTTGGCTGATTCTGCAGCCGCCGGCGGTGTCGGATGTCTCGGAACTTGAACTGTTGCGGTTCTTTGGCGCCGTGGCTGATTCCGTATCGTTGCCCGTGGCCTTGCAAAATGCGGCAGTCTACCTGGGCATCCAACTGTCCACGGCGGGTCTGCGTGCGTTACAGCGGCAACATCCAAATGTCTGTTTGCTGAAGACCGAAGATCCGCCGGAGATTACAGCCCGGCTGATTGAGGAAACGGGCGGGACATTTCGCGTTTTCGTCGGCCGTGGCGGAATGAATATGATCGACGAACTACGTGCCGGCGCGGTGGGCATCATTCCGGGCGTGGAAACAATGGATCGCATGCCAGGCATCTACAACGATTTTGTCGCCGGCCGCGACCACGCCGCACTCGCGATATACTCCGAGATCGCCCCCTCGTTGGAGTTCCTGGAGCGATCGATCAATCATTTTGTGACCTGCTCGCGCGAGATCATGGCCCGCCGCATGGGAGTGCCGGCAATTCATCATCGGCTGGCCAAGGAGATCACTCCGTTTTGCCGCGAGCAGATCGATCGCTATGCCGCGGCGCTCGGACCGTTCGCTCCTGCAAGAGGCCCCGCGAAAGGAGCCTCCACGAAATGA
- a CDS encoding GntR family transcriptional regulator gives MTSLLTSSGMTKSRQAFLELREQILDGRLPAGTHLTLRPIAKSLQMSVGAISEAVRELVHEQLIDFEPNYGARVKRFDAETVRSQHVLRIAIECEAVRRCTDRIGDRRLQELETLAREVDRLTDVEENLAEARQADFAFHLLVAEESGVPTLPAVLRSCHLVRLLAIETASRREVARIPNRTHVELVKAMTSRDADNAEQAMREHCEHSLQLQLARTFGV, from the coding sequence ATGACGTCGCTACTAACCTCCTCGGGAATGACGAAGTCGCGGCAAGCGTTTCTGGAGCTGCGCGAACAGATCCTCGACGGGCGCCTGCCGGCCGGTACGCATCTGACGCTTCGTCCGATTGCAAAATCGTTACAGATGAGTGTGGGAGCGATATCCGAAGCCGTCCGGGAGCTGGTACACGAGCAGCTCATCGACTTCGAGCCGAACTACGGAGCCCGCGTCAAACGATTCGATGCCGAGACGGTGCGCAGCCAGCATGTGCTGAGGATCGCCATCGAATGTGAAGCGGTGCGTCGCTGTACCGACCGTATCGGCGACCGCCGACTGCAAGAGCTGGAAACGCTGGCCCGCGAGGTCGATCGACTGACCGATGTGGAAGAAAACCTGGCCGAGGCACGGCAGGCCGACTTCGCATTCCATTTGCTGGTAGCCGAGGAATCTGGCGTGCCGACGCTGCCAGCGGTGCTCCGTTCTTGCCACCTGGTGCGCTTGCTGGCGATCGAGACGGCGTCGCGCCGCGAGGTCGCGCGCATTCCTAATCGCACGCACGTGGAGTTGGTAAAAGCGATGACCTCGCGCGACGCGGACAATGCCGAGCAGGCGATGCGCGAGCATTGCGAACATTCGCTGCAATTACAGTTGGCGCGGACATTCGGCGTGTGA